One Thermicanus aegyptius DSM 12793 DNA segment encodes these proteins:
- a CDS encoding response regulator transcription factor has product MKKTPTVLVVDDEERIRRLLRMYLEREQYEIEEADNGEKALQMALEKDYDIILLDLMLPGMDGIEVCEKLREKKSTPVLMLTAKGEEANRIQGFEAGADDYVTKPFSPREVVFRVRALLRRTSATAYLNTANSKETIVFPHLTINHDAHRVMADGVEVNLTPKEYELLYYLAQTPDKVFTREQLLKDVWQYDFFGDLRTVDTHIKRLREKLNKVSPEAAHMIGTVWGVGYKLEVPTK; this is encoded by the coding sequence TTGAAAAAAACGCCTACAGTTCTCGTTGTTGATGATGAAGAAAGAATCCGTAGACTGTTGAGAATGTACTTGGAACGGGAACAGTATGAGATTGAAGAGGCGGATAACGGGGAGAAAGCATTGCAAATGGCTTTAGAAAAAGACTATGATATTATCCTCCTCGATCTCATGCTCCCCGGAATGGATGGGATCGAGGTATGTGAGAAATTGAGGGAGAAAAAATCAACCCCGGTGCTCATGCTCACTGCAAAAGGTGAGGAAGCCAATCGGATTCAAGGATTTGAGGCTGGAGCCGATGATTACGTAACGAAGCCTTTCAGCCCGAGGGAGGTCGTCTTCCGCGTTCGTGCCTTATTGCGGCGTACCTCTGCCACCGCTTATCTGAATACGGCCAATTCCAAGGAGACGATCGTCTTTCCCCACCTAACCATTAACCATGACGCCCACCGGGTGATGGCAGATGGGGTGGAGGTTAATCTTACCCCTAAAGAATATGAACTTCTCTATTATCTGGCCCAAACTCCCGACAAAGTGTTCACCAGGGAGCAGCTGTTGAAAGACGTATGGCAGTATGATTTCTTTGGTGATCTTAGAACCGTAGATACCCATATTAAACGCCTCAGGGAAAAACTGAACAAGGTATCGCCGGAAGCAGCCCATATGATTGGAACCGTATGGGGAGTGGGCTATAAATTAGAGGTGCCGACCAAGTGA
- the ccsA gene encoding cytochrome c biogenesis protein CcsA, which produces MKLLITMSQLALLLGFFLYIFATISYFISITGRKWRGVENPDAHTEKWGQRGYLLVILGFIFQLIFVILRWIVGGHAPTSNMFEFMSFLSFSISLAFLIIYRIYKIPLLGMISIPIVIIMIAYASVFPTKVTPLIPALKSYWLQIHVTTAALGEGAFAIAFAAGFLYLLYKVDQTHSNWENRLLEFTLWAILSLVGFLSINFVCKAIGFSEQFSVPNPMGGQMVITYDIPSIASPYQGEKITNNGFGPFIETPGWMKGTNAGMKFNTVLWSILLGSLFYLLLRLIARRRLGAVIQGWLRLVDVDEETIDEVSYRSIAIGFPLFTLGALIFAMIWAAEAWGRPWGWDPKEVWALITWFFYAIYLHLRLNSGWHGKRSSWMAVLGFVVVMITLVVVNLVIFGLHSYA; this is translated from the coding sequence ATGAAACTGCTCATCACAATGAGCCAATTGGCTTTGTTACTGGGGTTTTTCCTATATATTTTCGCGACCATCAGCTATTTTATTTCGATTACCGGAAGAAAGTGGAGGGGGGTAGAAAATCCTGACGCCCACACGGAAAAATGGGGTCAACGCGGATATCTATTGGTCATCCTAGGGTTTATCTTTCAACTCATCTTTGTGATTCTTCGATGGATTGTAGGGGGACATGCTCCCACAAGCAATATGTTTGAATTTATGTCCTTCCTCTCTTTTTCCATTTCGCTCGCCTTTCTCATCATTTACCGAATCTATAAAATTCCCCTCCTAGGAATGATTTCAATTCCAATCGTAATCATCATGATTGCCTATGCATCCGTCTTCCCAACAAAGGTCACCCCTCTCATCCCGGCTTTGAAAAGCTACTGGCTGCAAATTCACGTAACAACCGCCGCCCTTGGGGAGGGGGCCTTTGCGATTGCTTTTGCCGCAGGGTTTCTCTATCTTCTTTATAAAGTTGATCAAACCCATTCCAATTGGGAAAACCGTTTGTTAGAATTTACATTGTGGGCCATATTATCCTTAGTCGGTTTTCTCTCCATCAACTTTGTCTGTAAGGCGATTGGATTTAGCGAGCAGTTTTCCGTGCCGAATCCGATGGGTGGGCAGATGGTGATTACCTACGACATCCCCAGCATTGCTTCCCCCTATCAAGGAGAGAAGATTACAAATAACGGCTTCGGTCCTTTTATCGAAACTCCTGGCTGGATGAAGGGGACAAATGCGGGGATGAAATTTAACACCGTCTTGTGGTCGATCCTCTTAGGGAGCCTCTTCTATCTCCTCCTACGGCTGATTGCTCGAAGGCGATTGGGGGCCGTGATCCAAGGCTGGCTTCGGCTGGTGGACGTCGACGAGGAGACCATTGATGAAGTCAGTTATCGTTCGATCGCCATAGGATTTCCACTTTTTACCTTAGGGGCACTCATCTTCGCCATGATCTGGGCGGCGGAGGCGTGGGGGCGACCTTGGGGATGGGATCCGAAAGAGGTATGGGCTCTCATTACCTGGTTTTTTTATGCAATCTATCTCCACCTTCGTTTAAACAGCGGTTGGCATGGGAAAAGGTCCTCTTGGATGGCGGTTCTCGGTTTCGTGGTAGTAATGATCACCTTAGTCGTCGTTAATTTAGTCATCTTCGGGCTCCATTCTTATGCATAA
- the resB gene encoding cytochrome c biogenesis protein ResB — protein MEQIKCSCGHVNPPGTSICEACGKPLEESDQPLNMRYEGAARRSNLAPHGVIDHLWKFFSSVKVAIWMIAIALVASIIGTILPQEQFKQSSLPAEQFYPQTYGWFGQIYYTLGFHRLFYSWWYILLLLMIGISLIICSLDRFIPLYKALNRQRLPRHMDFFRRQRIFWEGKIEENPVELLAEVLKRKHYALKREGDLLLAEKGKISRWGPYINHIGLILILLSVMLRFIPGFYLDEYVWVWDGETKKIPGTNYYVKNVDFQVQYYEENEFPEKIKTNGKIVKNYQTDAILYEEINGSMQEVKRGEIQVNHPFEYNGLYLYQSGSQPDQIYALRLNLIDKRENKNVGEIELSLYDPKSEFDLAGGIKVKVLEYYPDFALNEEKLPYSKSNVPNRPAYVVETISPDVPQGEKSWVIAGVNGDDLTPNNRYRFDLANFTLKDRTGLMVRVDRGLPALYVSMGIVMMGLVMGFYWQHRRIWVNYKEGTLYLAAHTNKNWFGLKKELEGIAKVANLPLNIKELDRGGKKLR, from the coding sequence ATGGAGCAAATAAAATGCAGCTGTGGTCATGTGAATCCGCCTGGAACTTCGATTTGTGAAGCATGCGGCAAACCATTGGAGGAATCGGACCAACCGTTGAACATGCGTTATGAGGGAGCGGCCAGAAGATCAAACCTTGCCCCTCATGGAGTGATAGACCATCTATGGAAATTCTTTTCATCTGTCAAAGTGGCCATCTGGATGATTGCCATCGCCCTCGTCGCTTCCATCATCGGGACGATCCTCCCTCAGGAACAATTTAAACAATCGAGTCTGCCGGCTGAGCAGTTTTATCCCCAAACTTACGGGTGGTTTGGGCAAATTTATTATACGCTTGGGTTTCATCGTCTCTTTTATTCCTGGTGGTATATCCTCCTTCTCTTAATGATCGGGATTTCCCTCATCATTTGCAGCCTGGATCGGTTCATTCCCTTATATAAGGCATTAAATCGCCAAAGATTGCCGAGACACATGGACTTTTTCCGCCGTCAAAGGATTTTTTGGGAGGGAAAGATAGAGGAAAATCCGGTCGAACTTCTCGCTGAGGTATTAAAGCGGAAACATTATGCGTTAAAAAGGGAAGGAGATCTTCTCCTGGCGGAGAAGGGAAAAATAAGCCGATGGGGCCCCTACATCAACCATATCGGGCTCATCCTGATCCTACTCTCTGTAATGCTTCGTTTTATTCCCGGATTTTATTTGGACGAGTATGTTTGGGTCTGGGATGGAGAGACCAAAAAGATTCCAGGGACAAATTACTATGTGAAAAACGTAGATTTTCAGGTTCAATATTATGAAGAAAATGAGTTTCCGGAAAAGATTAAGACAAACGGCAAAATAGTTAAAAATTACCAAACGGACGCGATTCTTTATGAAGAGATCAATGGAAGCATGCAGGAGGTGAAAAGGGGAGAGATTCAGGTGAACCACCCCTTCGAATACAATGGCCTTTACCTTTATCAGTCCGGGAGCCAACCGGATCAAATTTATGCGCTCAGGTTAAATTTGATCGATAAACGAGAAAACAAGAATGTGGGGGAGATCGAGTTAAGCCTTTATGATCCGAAGTCTGAGTTTGACCTGGCAGGGGGAATCAAAGTTAAGGTTTTAGAATATTATCCTGATTTTGCCTTGAACGAAGAGAAACTTCCCTACTCTAAAAGTAATGTTCCGAATCGTCCCGCCTATGTCGTCGAAACGATCTCCCCGGATGTACCCCAGGGTGAGAAGAGCTGGGTTATCGCAGGCGTTAACGGGGATGATTTAACCCCGAATAATCGTTACCGCTTTGATCTCGCAAACTTTACCTTGAAAGACCGCACCGGTCTTATGGTACGGGTGGATCGAGGCCTGCCCGCCCTGTATGTTTCCATGGGGATCGTGATGATGGGACTGGTTATGGGTTTTTATTGGCAGCATCGGCGGATTTGGGTAAACTATAAAGAAGGAACTTTATACCTCGCTGCCCACACGAATAAGAACTGGTTTGGGTTAAAAAAAGAGCTGGAGGGGATTGCCAAAGTAGCAAATCTCCCTCTTAACATAAAAGAATTAGACCGGGGAGGAAAAAAATTGAGATGA
- a CDS encoding pseudouridine synthase, with protein MERLQKVMAERGVASRRVCEEMIRKGRVKVNGKVITELGTRVDPLHDHIEVDGKPIPQKEKRVYILLYKPAGVMTTVKDPEGRRTVMELIAGLKERVYPVGRLDYETEGALLLTNDGELAYRLIHPRFEVEKEYLVHVEGIPSPYALDQLENGVILEDGVTSPAKLSVLKKDKRGTWLTLTIHEGRNRMVRRMCAAVGHPVLYLRRVRISFLTLEGLKKGEYRHLTDEEVAKLRRITRDR; from the coding sequence ATGGAGCGATTACAAAAGGTGATGGCGGAGCGGGGAGTCGCTTCCCGAAGGGTATGCGAAGAGATGATCCGGAAGGGAAGAGTAAAGGTAAATGGCAAGGTGATTACTGAACTGGGAACGAGAGTCGACCCTCTTCATGATCATATTGAAGTAGATGGTAAACCGATTCCACAAAAAGAAAAGAGGGTATATATACTCCTTTACAAACCGGCAGGGGTTATGACCACCGTGAAAGATCCGGAAGGGCGAAGAACCGTTATGGAATTGATTGCGGGATTGAAAGAAAGGGTTTATCCGGTAGGGCGTCTGGACTATGAAACGGAAGGAGCCCTGCTCCTTACCAATGATGGTGAATTGGCTTATCGGCTCATTCATCCTCGATTTGAAGTAGAGAAAGAGTATCTCGTTCATGTTGAAGGCATTCCATCCCCCTATGCTTTGGATCAATTGGAAAATGGAGTTATTTTGGAGGATGGTGTGACCTCACCCGCTAAACTAAGCGTTTTGAAGAAGGACAAGCGGGGAACCTGGTTGACGCTAACGATCCATGAGGGGAGAAATCGGATGGTGCGGCGCATGTGTGCCGCGGTAGGACATCCGGTTCTCTACTTGAGGAGAGTCCGAATTTCCTTTCTAACGTTGGAAGGATTAAAAAAAGGGGAATACAGGCATTTGACCGATGAAGAGGTCGCCAAACTACGGAGGATCACCAGGGATCGATAG
- a CDS encoding spore maturation protein: MFEVLAIISTWSIPVAIAGILTTGLWKKVPIYETFIDGAKDGFDTAISIIPHLVGMLVAVEIFRDSGALGTLIGIISPLLVFFHIPAEVVPLALLRPISGAGSTAVMTHIFTQYGPDSFLGKLASIMQGSTDTTLYVLTVYFGSVGIRQYRHALAVGLMSDVVGIITSVTIAHALFG; encoded by the coding sequence GTGTTTGAGGTTCTTGCGATCATCTCCACCTGGTCCATCCCGGTTGCAATCGCCGGTATCTTAACGACGGGATTGTGGAAGAAGGTACCGATTTATGAAACTTTTATTGATGGTGCAAAGGATGGTTTTGATACGGCGATCTCGATCATTCCCCATCTGGTGGGAATGCTCGTGGCTGTAGAGATCTTCCGGGATTCCGGCGCTTTAGGAACACTGATCGGAATCATCAGTCCTCTTTTGGTGTTCTTTCACATCCCGGCTGAGGTTGTTCCTTTGGCTCTTTTACGACCTATTTCCGGTGCAGGATCAACGGCGGTGATGACCCATATCTTTACCCAGTACGGACCGGACTCTTTCCTTGGGAAATTGGCTTCCATCATGCAAGGAAGCACGGACACAACCCTCTATGTCCTAACGGTTTATTTCGGTTCCGTGGGAATTCGACAATATCGGCATGCTTTGGCCGTAGGTCTTATGTCCGACGTTGTCGGGATTATTACTTCCGTAACGATTGCCCATGCCCTCTTTGGTTAA
- a CDS encoding nucleoside recognition domain-containing protein: MVNYIWGGMILLGLFMSAVNGSLDKINQSIFNGAKTGVTISFTMISFLVLWMGLMKIAEDAGLLAAFAKLMKPVVRFLFPEVPPNHPALGYILSNMSANLLGLGNAATPMGLKAMKELQEINANKKVASRSMITFLVLNTSGLTFIPTTIIGYRIAAGSNNPVEIVGATLLATITSTSVAIFLDRIFHRFSRSGEGR, encoded by the coding sequence ATGGTTAACTATATCTGGGGTGGCATGATCCTCTTGGGCCTCTTCATGTCTGCGGTTAATGGGAGTTTAGATAAGATCAACCAATCGATTTTTAATGGAGCGAAAACAGGAGTGACCATCAGCTTCACCATGATCAGCTTTTTGGTGTTGTGGATGGGATTGATGAAGATCGCAGAGGATGCGGGACTTCTTGCAGCTTTTGCGAAATTGATGAAACCGGTGGTACGCTTCCTTTTTCCCGAGGTCCCTCCAAACCATCCCGCTTTGGGCTATATTCTTTCCAATATGAGCGCCAATCTTTTAGGATTGGGGAATGCCGCCACCCCGATGGGCTTAAAAGCAATGAAGGAGCTGCAGGAAATCAATGCAAATAAAAAAGTAGCCTCCCGCTCCATGATCACCTTCCTGGTCTTAAACACATCAGGCTTAACGTTCATTCCAACCACCATCATCGGATACCGTATCGCAGCAGGGAGCAACAATCCGGTAGAAATTGTGGGTGCCACACTTCTGGCAACGATCACGTCTACTTCCGTTGCGATTTTTTTAGATCGTATATTTCACCGTTTTAGTCGTTCCGGTGAAGGGAGGTAG
- a CDS encoding D-alanyl-D-alanine carboxypeptidase family protein, producing MVKRRSLLFFLSCFLILFILPQPLFAKGPSIQAKAAALIDVQSGRVLYEKNGNERLPIASLTKIMTAIVAIEEGNLEDKVKVGKNAVGVEGSSIYLRQNEEMRLEDLLYGLMLRSGNDAAVAIAEHIGGSVDGFVYLMNEKAEFLGLTNTHFMNPHGLDHPDHYSTAHDLALLTAYALKNPIFKKIVATKIKNVPMPGEEWDRKWINKNKMLRLYPGADGIKTGYTKIANRCLASSATREGRQLATIVLHDGNDWNDSMRLLDYGFQEYQNVEVIPEHYTLDEVFRGKNFTLETMRSSVYPLQEGELGKVTSKVVWNEENLKKGFAPSGYLHLFLGKELIDQVPLRIAQKNDDLKTKKEKQPSFLDKWGIVLQSLIREVS from the coding sequence ATGGTGAAGCGGCGGAGCTTACTATTCTTCCTTTCTTGTTTTCTCATTCTCTTCATCTTGCCTCAACCTCTCTTTGCGAAAGGTCCATCGATTCAAGCAAAAGCCGCAGCTCTTATTGATGTTCAATCGGGACGCGTTCTGTACGAGAAAAACGGCAACGAGCGGCTCCCCATCGCCAGTTTAACGAAAATCATGACCGCCATTGTTGCCATCGAGGAAGGAAACTTGGAAGATAAAGTGAAGGTGGGGAAGAACGCGGTTGGGGTGGAAGGCTCTTCAATCTATTTACGGCAAAATGAAGAAATGAGATTGGAGGATCTACTATATGGGTTGATGTTGCGCTCCGGAAACGACGCGGCCGTTGCCATCGCGGAGCATATCGGGGGATCCGTAGATGGTTTCGTCTATCTTATGAATGAAAAAGCGGAATTTCTCGGATTGACAAATACCCACTTTATGAACCCTCATGGATTGGACCATCCGGATCATTATTCCACTGCCCACGATTTGGCCCTTTTAACGGCCTACGCATTAAAAAATCCTATTTTTAAAAAAATCGTAGCGACAAAGATAAAGAACGTTCCTATGCCGGGAGAAGAATGGGACCGGAAATGGATCAATAAAAATAAGATGTTGCGCCTATACCCTGGAGCCGATGGGATAAAAACGGGGTATACAAAAATCGCAAATCGATGCTTAGCCTCTTCCGCCACCCGCGAGGGGCGACAGTTGGCGACGATCGTCCTTCATGACGGGAATGACTGGAACGATTCCATGCGCCTTCTTGATTATGGCTTTCAAGAATATCAAAACGTAGAAGTTATCCCTGAACATTATACCTTGGATGAAGTATTTAGAGGAAAGAATTTCACCCTTGAGACAATGAGATCTTCCGTCTATCCCCTTCAAGAGGGGGAACTGGGAAAAGTCACATCCAAAGTGGTATGGAATGAAGAAAACTTAAAGAAGGGGTTCGCTCCTTCCGGTTACCTCCATCTCTTTCTTGGAAAGGAATTGATCGATCAGGTTCCCCTCCGAATCGCCCAAAAAAACGATGATCTAAAAACAAAGAAAGAGAAACAACCTTCCTTCTTAGATAAATGGGGCATTGTTCTTCAATCTTTGATCCGGGAGGTGTCATGA
- the scpB gene encoding SMC-Scp complex subunit ScpB, translated as MDYEEKKSLIEALLFVSGDEGLSLKQLAEIVEMEEEMLLDLLYEMMAEWKRMGRGIQIVEVAKHFQLTTLPKHAPYIGKLANQPQNTTLSQSAIEVLSIIAYRQPITRLEIEEIRGVKSDRAIQTLMARGLIKEMGRAEGVGRAILYGTTPFFLEHFGLNSLDELPSLPEDLNHKGNSPLFSPLQEKEKNKTEEEKDR; from the coding sequence ATGGATTATGAAGAAAAGAAATCCCTGATAGAAGCCCTTCTCTTCGTTTCCGGAGATGAAGGGCTTAGCCTTAAACAGTTAGCTGAAATCGTAGAAATGGAAGAGGAGATGCTCCTCGATCTTCTCTATGAGATGATGGCAGAATGGAAACGAATGGGGAGAGGAATTCAAATTGTAGAAGTGGCCAAGCATTTTCAGTTAACCACCTTACCAAAACATGCTCCCTATATCGGAAAACTGGCCAATCAACCCCAAAATACCACTCTATCCCAATCCGCGATCGAAGTATTAAGCATTATTGCTTACCGCCAACCGATAACCCGCCTCGAGATCGAGGAGATCCGGGGAGTGAAGAGCGATCGGGCGATACAGACCCTTATGGCCAGAGGATTAATTAAAGAAATGGGGAGAGCAGAAGGAGTGGGGAGAGCCATTCTGTATGGGACCACCCCGTTCTTTCTAGAACATTTCGGATTAAATTCCTTGGACGAATTGCCCTCTTTGCCGGAAGATCTAAATCATAAGGGAAATTCTCCGCTGTTCTCCCCCTTACAGGAGAAAGAAAAGAATAAAACGGAAGAAGAAAAGGACCGTTAG
- a CDS encoding segregation/condensation protein A, producing the protein MPYTVKLEHFEGPLDLLLHLIQKAEVDIYDIPIAEITEQYLAYLYRMREFQLDIASEFLVMAATLLEIKSKMLLPKPREEGQVSLYEDWEDELDPRDELVRRLIEYRKYKQVADQLRERSLSRNLLYTRPAADLVLYRQKEENSRLDLSMLQLYIAYQTVWRQKQEKEKVATIEREEVSIEKRSVEILVHLSQSGGILFFSRLFSVHCAKSDVVVTFLAILELIKQRKIECIQEKRFGEIKITIPSGGGGS; encoded by the coding sequence TTGCCGTATACCGTTAAGCTGGAACACTTTGAGGGGCCGCTCGACCTGTTGCTCCATCTCATTCAAAAGGCTGAAGTAGATATTTATGATATTCCCATCGCCGAGATCACGGAACAGTATCTTGCGTATTTATATCGGATGAGGGAATTTCAACTCGATATCGCCAGTGAATTTTTAGTAATGGCTGCTACTTTGTTGGAGATCAAAAGCAAGATGCTTCTTCCTAAACCGAGGGAAGAGGGCCAAGTCTCCCTTTATGAAGATTGGGAGGATGAACTGGATCCCCGGGATGAACTTGTGAGGAGACTGATCGAATATCGAAAATATAAACAAGTTGCCGATCAATTAAGGGAACGAAGCCTCTCCAGGAATCTTCTCTATACGCGCCCTGCCGCCGATTTGGTTCTATACCGACAGAAAGAAGAAAATAGCCGCCTTGATCTTTCCATGCTCCAACTTTATATCGCCTATCAGACCGTTTGGCGGCAAAAACAGGAAAAAGAAAAGGTGGCGACCATAGAAAGGGAAGAGGTCTCCATTGAAAAAAGGAGTGTGGAGATTTTGGTGCACCTTTCTCAGTCAGGGGGGATCCTTTTCTTTTCCCGTCTATTTTCGGTCCACTGCGCCAAAAGCGACGTGGTTGTTACTTTTTTAGCGATTCTGGAATTAATCAAACAAAGGAAAATCGAATGTATCCAAGAAAAACGTTTTGGTGAGATCAAGATCACCATCCCGAGCGGAGGTGGGGGTTCTTAA